From the Planctomycetota bacterium genome, one window contains:
- a CDS encoding HEAT repeat domain-containing protein has translation MRWIPLVLVAASALAGCQPQTLRDGGAVAGEPLDPYAVLLEAIHSSQPPLQALAAETFLEADRQPPRAELILLAETPDPRVRTTGLALVGTTRRQEFLRVAQQQYRDPQAVVRVSSAFAMAMLGDTSRIGDLRDGLASPDVTVRRTAVWLLGLMGNRSAVGMLRVKLTDPDAVVVLRTAEALHRLGSPDGMEMVRAMTEHSQHSVRAFATRLLGQAGEKADIPRLERLYQSRFLDVKFAAIGALAQLGDFKRIGMLVDFLGSEDQQAGILAARELAETGYRPALEELGGRLKKAADPMERATVAAAMVRILSARESWRSRILTEKKPPALGADAPGRVPAAPEGAPKGRLLPSDKRPAES, from the coding sequence GTGAGATGGATTCCGCTTGTCCTCGTTGCCGCGAGCGCTCTTGCCGGGTGCCAGCCCCAGACCCTGCGGGACGGCGGCGCGGTAGCCGGAGAGCCCCTCGACCCTTATGCCGTTCTCCTGGAAGCCATTCATTCCAGCCAGCCGCCGCTTCAGGCGCTCGCGGCCGAAACGTTCCTGGAGGCCGACCGCCAGCCGCCCCGCGCTGAACTTATCCTTCTGGCCGAAACGCCTGATCCGCGGGTCCGGACGACGGGACTGGCGCTCGTGGGGACGACTCGCCGGCAGGAGTTCCTTCGGGTGGCGCAGCAGCAGTACCGCGACCCGCAGGCGGTGGTGCGGGTGTCGTCAGCGTTTGCGATGGCCATGCTCGGCGACACGTCGCGCATCGGCGACCTGCGGGATGGGCTCGCCTCGCCGGACGTCACAGTTCGACGAACGGCCGTCTGGCTGCTCGGCCTGATGGGTAACCGAAGCGCGGTCGGCATGCTGCGGGTGAAGTTGACCGACCCGGACGCGGTGGTGGTGTTGCGGACGGCCGAGGCGCTCCATCGCCTCGGCTCGCCCGACGGGATGGAGATGGTCCGTGCAATGACCGAACACAGCCAGCACTCGGTCCGCGCGTTCGCCACGCGCCTGCTGGGGCAGGCGGGCGAGAAGGCGGACATCCCCCGGCTCGAGCGTCTCTACCAGAGCCGATTCCTGGACGTCAAGTTCGCCGCCATTGGGGCGCTCGCGCAATTGGGCGATTTCAAGCGGATCGGGATGCTCGTGGATTTTCTGGGCTCCGAGGACCAGCAGGCGGGGATCCTGGCCGCCCGGGAACTGGCGGAAACAGGCTATCGGCCGGCCCTCGAGGAACTCGGAGGCCGGCTGAAGAAGGCGGCGGACCCGATGGAACGGGCGACCGTGGCGGCGGCGATGGTCCGGATCCTGTCGGCCCGGGAATCCTGGCGAAGCCGCATCCTCACCGAGAAGAAACCCCCCGCCCTCGGTGCGGACGCCCCGGGAAGGGTTCCGGCGGCCCCCGAGGGGGCCCCAAAGGGGCGCCTCTTGCCTTCGGACAAACGGCCGGCAGAGTCGTAA